One Aegilops tauschii subsp. strangulata cultivar AL8/78 chromosome 7, Aet v6.0, whole genome shotgun sequence genomic window carries:
- the LOC109760694 gene encoding G-type lectin S-receptor-like serine/threonine-protein kinase At2g19130, whose product MPLITATFMALACLCLDPAVGAAATLSARRPLRGNDTLVSAQGKFELGLFSPAGSSDGRFYLGIWYKNIPGQTVVWVGNRATPLSGLASAELRVSADDGNLELVGPTSASASPVVVWSSNLSSSSSPSSNNTAEIRDNGNLVLVDGGNSSNVLWQSFDHPTDTYLPGAWLGENKLTGEYQALTSWRNAQDPAPGMFYDTLDPNGTAEFFMLWNRSRMYWRGGVWTGGRWKGDVGAATGRGTNLYNTTFVDTPAFRGTTTVLTDNATITRLVLDLNGQKKQFVWVPASRSWQLFWAAPTVQCDAYALCGAFGVCNQRSQLPCRCPPGFAPASERDWTLSDWSDGCRRSSPLACAHNGSTTDGFLALPDVKLPDEPLAMTAAQSKAECESTCQKNCSCQAYAFSAGAGGCSVWHGEIRNLEQLFPDSSSPGSDFYLRLSQRALQDLHGGHGKKGGRKSWLVFGITLAVVAALGASVILAWRILLARRRLVVYMENENGSSLVVYSYADLRAATNNFSERLGGGGFGSVYRGVLKQHKGGSTIQVQVAVKKLESLARQGDKQFRAEVSTLGLIQHVNLVRLLGFCSSGDEKMLVYEYMPRGSLTGSFFGGGACPSWRDRYCVMLGVARGLTYLHDGCRERIIHCDIKPENILLDEDMSPKIADFGMAKLVGRDFSRALTTMRGTIGYLAPEWISGQPISAKADVYSFGMVLFELISGRRNSERYGELEAAGTEARESFTFFPVWAAGKVVEGEVGVVADPRLHGEVMPEELERACRVACWCIQDEEAQRPTMAQVVQALEGAIHVHVPPVPRALQRLVT is encoded by the coding sequence ATGCCACTGATCACTGCCACTTTCATGGCCCTTGCCTGCTTGTGCTTGGATCCTGCAGTGGGTGCGGCGGCGACACTCTCGGCGCGGCGTCCGCTGCGGGGCAACGACACGCTGGTCTCCGCACAGGGCAAGTTCGAGCTCGGCCTCTTCAGCCCGGCCGGCAGCTCCGACGGCAGGTTCTACCTCGGGATCTGGTACAAGAACATCCCCGGCCAGACCGTCGTCTGGGTCGGCAACCGCGCGACTCCTCTGTCTGGCCTCGCCTCCGCCGAGCTCCGGGTCTCCGCCGACGACGGCAACCTCGAGCTCGTCGGTCCCACCAGCGCCTCCGCCTCGCCGGTCGTGGTGTGGTCTTCGAACCTCTCTTCTTCCTCGTCGCCAAGCTCAAACAACACGGCGGAGATCCGCGACAACGGCAACCTGGTCCTTGTCGACGGCGGCAACTCCTCCAACGTGCTGTGGCAGAGCTTCGACCACCCAACGGACACGTATTTGCCGGGGGCGTGGCTCGGGGAGAACAAGCTCACCGGCGAGTACCAGGCGCTGACGTCATGGCGGAACGCCCAAGACCCCGCGCCGGGAATGTTCTACGACACGCTGGACCCCAACGGTACCGCCGAGTTCTTCATGCTGTGGAACCGCTCCCGCATGTACTGGCGGGGCGGCGTCTGGACGGGGGGCCGCTGGAAGGGCGACGTTGGGGCGGCGACTGGACGGGGCACCAACCTCTACAACACGACGTTCGTCGACACGCCGGCGTTCCGGGGCACCACCACGGTGCTCACCGACAACGCGACCATCACGCGCCTGGTGCTCGACCTCAACGGCCAGAAGAAACAGTTCGTCTGGGTGCCTGCGAGCCGGAGCTGGCAGTTGTTCTGGGCGGCGCCCACCGTGCAGTGTGACGCGTACGCGCTCTGCGGCGCATTCGGCGTCTGCAACCAGAGGAGCCAGCTGCCGTGCCGGTGCCCGCCCGGGTTCGCTCCGGCGTCGGAGAGGGACTGGACGCTCAGCGACTGGAGCGACGGGtgccgccggagctcgccgctCGCGTGCGCGCACAATGGGTCGACGACGGACGGGTTCCTGGCGCTGCCGGACGTGAAGCTCCCGGACGAGCCGCTCGCCATGACCGCCGCCCAGAGCAAAGCAGAGTGTGAGTCGACTTGCCAAAAGAACTGTTCGTGCCAGGCCTACGCCTTCTCCGCCGGGGCCGGGGGTTGCTCCGTCTGGCACGGAGAGATCCGCAACCTTGAGCAGCTCTTCCCGGACTCCAGCAGCCCCGGGTCAGACTTTTATCTCCGGCTTTCACAAAGAGCATTGCAAGatctccatggcggacacgggaaGAAAGGGGGGAGAAAATCATGGCTTGTCTTTGGCATCACACTGGCCGTTGTAGCAGCATTGGGCGCGTCGGTCATACTAGCCTGGAGGATTCTTCTTGCCCGGAGAAGACTGGTTGTGTACATGGAGAACGAGAATGGATCCTCCTTGGTTGTGTACAGCTACGCCGACCTCCGTGCCGCCACCAACAACTTCTCGGAGCGGTTGGGCGGCGGAGGCTTCGGCTCGGTGTACCGCGGGGTCCTGAAGCAGCACAAGGGAGGCAGCACGATCCAAGTCCAAGTGGCAGTCAAGAAGCTGGAAAGTCTTGCGCGGCAGGGTGACAAGCAATTCCGGGCGGAGGTGAGCACGCTGGGGCTCATCCAGCACGTGAACCTCGTCCGCCTCCTCGGGTTCTGCTCGTCGGGCGACGAGAAGATGCTCGTGTACGAGTACATGCCCAGAGGCTCCCTCACCGGCTCCTTTTTCGGCGGCGGCGCATGCCCGAGCTGGCGCGACCGGTACTGTGTCATGCTCGGCGTGGCGAGAGGGCTGACCTACCTGCACGACGGCTGCCGCGAGCGCATCATACACTGCGACATCAAGCCGGAGAACATCCTGCTGGACGAGGACATGTCCCCGAAGATCGCCGACTTCGGGATGGCGAAGCTGGTGGGTAGGGATTTCAGCCGCGCCCTGACGACGATGCGAGGCACCATCGGGTACCTCGCCCCAGAGTGGATCTCCGGGCAGCCAATCAGCGCCAAGGCGGACGTGTACAGCTTCGGCATGGTGCTCTTCGAGCTCATCTCGGGACGACGTAACTCCGAGAGGTACGGCGAGCTAGAGGCCGCAGGGACTGAGGCGAGGGAGTCCTTCACCTTCTTCCCCGTATGGGCCGCGGGAAAGGTTGTGGAAGGAGAGGTGGGCGTCGTGGCTGACCCGCGGCTGCACGGCGAGGTGATGCCGGAGGAACTGGAGCGGGCGTGCAGGGTGGCGTGCTGGTGCATCCAGGACGAGGAGGCGCAGCGCCCAACCATGGCGCAGGTCGTGCAAGCGCTCGAGGGCGCCATCCACGTCCATGTGCCGCCGGTGCCACGGGCACTGCAGCGCCTCGTCACGTAA
- the LOC109760691 gene encoding DNA repair protein RAD51 homolog 4 isoform X2 — MDMNEEQPHVEDRCVPWSDGMQLLKDAAEGKHFLPTGLEGIDTLLGGGLRKGQLTEITGQSSSGKTQVCLYSAAHVAARHMGAVLYLDTSNSFSPSRIAHILDELPISLIKEPKDMRLKRVMSSIICESVFDIFALFEVLDRLEVSLNCKVTNGSNKICLLIIDSVSSLLAPIIGGKNSQGRSMMISVAMILKKLAHKHNLSVLVTNHMVAGNGAPKPALGESWKAAPHIRLMISRDRGSNICTATTLKHTLLACGRHMKFQFLPS; from the exons ATG GACATGAATGAAGAGCAACCTCACGTTGAAGATCGGTGCGTACCATGGTCGGATGGGATGCAGCTGCTCAAAGATGCGGCAGAAGGAAAACATTTCCTCCCTACCGGACTTGAAGG CATTGACACGCTTCTTGGAGGTGGGCTGCGCAAAGGCCAGTTGACAGAAATAACCGGCCAGTCATCTTCTGGTAAAACACAG GTCTGTCTATATTCTGCTGCACATGTTGCAGCCAGGCATATGGGTGCTGTTCTCTACTTGGATACTAGTAATTCATTCTCCCCTAGCCGAATTGCTCACATTCTTGATGAACTTCCCATCTCTTTGATCAAAGAG CCAAAGGATATGAGGCTTAAGAGGGTCATGAGCAGTATCATTTGTGAATCTGTATTTGATATATTTGCTTTGTTTGAAGTACTAGATCGACTTGAAGTCTCATTGAATTGCAAG GTAACTAATGGCAGTAACAAGATATGCCTGCTTATCATTGACTCGGTATCATCTCTACTTGCTCCCATTATCGGCGGGAAGAATTCACAAG GGCGGTCGATGATGATATCAGTGGCGATGATTCTTAAGAAGTTGGCACATAAGCACAATCTATCTGTTCTG GTAACGAATCATATGGTCGCCGGGAATGGAGCTCCAAAGCCCGCCCTTGGTGAGAGCTGGAAAGCTGCTCCACATATTCGGTTGATGATCTCTCGTGATCGTGGGAGCAATATCTGCACCGCAACGACGCTGAAGCACACACTACTG GCTTGTGGTCGCCATATGAAATTTCAGTTCCTACCTAGCTGA
- the LOC109760691 gene encoding DNA repair protein RAD51 homolog 4 isoform X1 has protein sequence MDMNEEQPHVEDRCVPWSDGMQLLKDAAEGKHFLPTGLEGIDTLLGGGLRKGQLTEITGQSSSGKTQVCLYSAAHVAARHMGAVLYLDTSNSFSPSRIAHILDELPISLIKEPKDMRLKRVMSSIICESVFDIFALFEVLDRLEVSLNCKVTNGSNKICLLIIDSVSSLLAPIIGGKNSQAGRSMMISVAMILKKLAHKHNLSVLVTNHMVAGNGAPKPALGESWKAAPHIRLMISRDRGSNICTATTLKHTLLACGRHMKFQFLPS, from the exons ATG GACATGAATGAAGAGCAACCTCACGTTGAAGATCGGTGCGTACCATGGTCGGATGGGATGCAGCTGCTCAAAGATGCGGCAGAAGGAAAACATTTCCTCCCTACCGGACTTGAAGG CATTGACACGCTTCTTGGAGGTGGGCTGCGCAAAGGCCAGTTGACAGAAATAACCGGCCAGTCATCTTCTGGTAAAACACAG GTCTGTCTATATTCTGCTGCACATGTTGCAGCCAGGCATATGGGTGCTGTTCTCTACTTGGATACTAGTAATTCATTCTCCCCTAGCCGAATTGCTCACATTCTTGATGAACTTCCCATCTCTTTGATCAAAGAG CCAAAGGATATGAGGCTTAAGAGGGTCATGAGCAGTATCATTTGTGAATCTGTATTTGATATATTTGCTTTGTTTGAAGTACTAGATCGACTTGAAGTCTCATTGAATTGCAAG GTAACTAATGGCAGTAACAAGATATGCCTGCTTATCATTGACTCGGTATCATCTCTACTTGCTCCCATTATCGGCGGGAAGAATTCACAAG CAGGGCGGTCGATGATGATATCAGTGGCGATGATTCTTAAGAAGTTGGCACATAAGCACAATCTATCTGTTCTG GTAACGAATCATATGGTCGCCGGGAATGGAGCTCCAAAGCCCGCCCTTGGTGAGAGCTGGAAAGCTGCTCCACATATTCGGTTGATGATCTCTCGTGATCGTGGGAGCAATATCTGCACCGCAACGACGCTGAAGCACACACTACTG GCTTGTGGTCGCCATATGAAATTTCAGTTCCTACCTAGCTGA
- the LOC109760692 gene encoding uncharacterized protein: MSVPGKDSNMQQLVPMAPPARVSGGELVAKASVGDSGKQLVLVEGGGKSSGGVKLREDEEDLEVKLRRIMENVPVRVSNTSGSSAGSGSGDFHQYRQMRRREQDRITRMESDYEKRKQVAEFNLRREERLRAAEEPTAKKRLKRQKKKQRKKEKRAKPSGGGEEEPNSGVPNRVEESSDDDEGSDYEGDDKFKQCT, from the exons ATGTCAGTTCCTGGTAAGGATAGCAATATGCAGCAGCTAGTCCCAATGGCACCACCGGCAAGGGTTTCTGGTGGTGAACTAGTGGCGAAGGCTTCCGTTGGTGACAGTGGAAAGCAGCTGGTGCTGGTGGAGGGTGGAGGAAAGAGCTCCGGAGGGGTCAAGCTACGGGAGGATGAGGAGGACCTAGAGGTGAAGCTAAGGCGCATCATGGAGAATGTCCCCGTCCGTGTCAGCAACACCTCTGGGTCCTCCGCTGGTTCTGGCTCTGGCGACTTCCACCAG TATCGGCAAATGAGGAGAAGGGAGCAGGACCGAATAACGAGGATGGAGAGTGATTACGAAAAGAGGAAACAGGTGGCTGAGTTCAATCTGCGGAGGGAGGAAAGACTGAGAGCAGCCGAGGAGCCTACAGCCAAGAAGCGCCTGAAACGCCAAAAGAAGAAGCAGCGTAAGAAAGAAAAGCGGGCTAAACCAAGCGGTGGTGGCGAGGAGGAACCCAACAGCGGAGTGCCTAACCGAGTGGAGGAGTCCTCAGACGATGACGAGGGTTCGGATTACGAGGGCGACGACAAGTTTAAGCAGTGCACATGA
- the LOC109760697 gene encoding uncharacterized protein — translation MTAKEFEELALNGHNYPTWAMDIKISLASRGIARAIQPPETPLPAGATPLTEQQNYAALFIIRHHIHPDLKSEYLQEESPSTLFLALKTRYEQQKAVVLPEALHDWTHLRLQDFKSIGEYNHAVHKICSKLRFCEKEPTEGEKIEKTLSTMLPSDRILQQQYRARNYTVYSELIHMLLQAEKHDELLAKNGSQRPVGAQPLPEVHLNVANRQKFNGTPRGKQSNFEHKRKRNGNRRSRYPGKGKGTSKPRLDKSKLCNKCGCSTHSTEKCTMPKHLVMLYQQSQGRKAPQGKRFEANFNLHPDSAKGAGSSHDVPPGPSNAVVPYLPEATAEMENTLIEYTANNVFGDFD, via the coding sequence ATGACTGCCAAAGAGTTTGAGGAGCTTGCCCTCAATGGCCACAATTACCCTACATGGGCTATGGACATCAAGATCAGTCTTGCGTCCCGTGGGATAGCGCGTGCAATACAACCCCCGGAGACTCCTCTCCCGGCTGGGGCCACGCCGCTGACAGAACAGCAGAACTATGCTGCCTTATTCATCATTAGGCACCATATTCATCCAGATCTCAAGTCTGAGTATTTACAGGAGGAATCTCCTAGTACTCTATTTCTGGCCCTCAAAACGAGGTATGAACAGCAGAAGGCAGTAGTCCTGCCAGAAGCACTCCATGATTGGACTCATCTCCGTCTTCAGGATTTCAAGTCCATCGGTGAGTACAATCATGCTGTTCATAAGATATGTTCCAAACTGCGCTTTTGTGAGAAGGAACCTACTGAGGGGGAGAAGATAGAGAAAACTTTGTCTACTATGCTCCCTTCAGATAGGATTCTCCAACAACAATACCGTGCTCGTAACTACACTGTCTATTCCGAGCTTATTCACATGTTACTTCAGGCTGAAAAGCATGATGAGCTACTTGCTAAGAATGGCTCTCAGCGCCCAGTTGGGGCACAACCTTTACCTGAAGTCCATCTGAATGTTGCAAATAGACAAAAGTTTAATGGTACCCCTCGGGGTAAACAATCCAATTTCGAGCATAAGCGAAAGCGCAATGGGAACAGGAGATCTAGATACCCAGGCAAGGGAAAAGGCACTTCAAAGCCCAGGCTTGATAAATCTAAGCTTTGCAACAAGTGTGGATGCTCCACGCATTCTACTGAAAAGTGCACAATGCCCAAGCATCTGGTTATGCTGTACCAGCAATCTCAGGGACGCAAAGCACCTCAAGGGAAAAGGTTTGAAGCCAACTTCAACCTTCATCCGGATAGCGCAAAAGGAGCTGGTAGTTCGCACGATGTTCCTCCTGGACCGAGCAACGCCGTGGTTCCTTATCTGCCTGAGGCTACTGCTGAAATGGAGAACACGTTGATTGAGTACACCGCAAACAACGTGTTTGGCGACTTCGACTAG
- the LOC109760696 gene encoding G-type lectin S-receptor-like serine/threonine-protein kinase At2g19130, translating into MSLITATLIALACLCFAPAVGAAATVSARRPLRGNDTLVSAQGKFELGLFSPAGSSGDRFYLGIWYKNIPGQTIIWVGNRASPLSAVASAELRVSADDGNLELVGPTVASTSPVVVWSSNLSSSLSPGSNNTAEIRDNGNLVLVDGGNSSNVLWQSFDHPTDTLVPEAWIGENKLTGEYQALTSWRNAQDPASGVFSETLDPNGASEVFYMWNRSRVYWRTGVWMGQAFARLPEATKNTIYNGTYVETPAYRRVINVLYDNATITRSVLDPTGQAQMYIWMPTSQSWQLLWTGPMLQCDVYALCGAFGVCDQGGKLPCHCPPGFAPVSEGDWTLNDWSGGCCRSSPLTCAHNGSRTDGFLMLPDVKLPDDSLTVGAAQSKVECESACVKSCSCQAYAFSAGECTVWYGELRNLQQLYLDSDSPGSDLYLRLSERGLQDLHSVDREKMGRKLWFVLGIILAGVAAVGASVILAWRIVLARRRLVSMANENVSFLAVYSYGDLRAATKDFSERLGHGSFGSVYRGVLKRHKGDNSIRVQVAVKKLESLGRQGDKQFRTEVSTLGCIQHVNLVRLLGFCSSGDDKMLVYEYMPRGSLDGLLFRDGACLSWRDRYCIMLGVARGLAYLHHGCRECIIHCDVKPENILLDEDMSPRIADFGMAKLVGRDFSRALTTMRGTIGYLAPEWISGQPISAKADVYSFGMVLFELISGRRNSKGYSELEAAGTGGSESSLTFFPVWAAAKVLEGEVGAVADPRLRGDVMPKELERACRVACWCIQDEEAQRPTMAQVVQALEGIVHIQAPPVPRTLEHLVTLM; encoded by the coding sequence ATGTCACTGATCACTGCCACTTTGATAGCCCTTGCCTGCTTGTGCTTCGCCCCGGCAGTGGGTGCAGCGGCGACAGTCTCGGCGCGGCGTCCGCTGCGGGGCAACGACACGCTGGTCTCGGCACAGGGCAAGTTCGAGCTCGGCCTTTTCAGCCCTGCTGGCAGCTCCGGCGACAGGTTCTACCTCGGGATCTGGTACAAGAACATCCCCGGCCAGACCATCATCTGGGTGGGCAACCGCGCGAGTCCACTATCTGCTGTTGCCTCCGCCGAGCTCCGTGTCTCCGCTGACGACGGCAACCTCGAGCTCGTCGGTCCCACCGTTGCCTCCACCTCGCCGGTCGTCGTGTGGTCTTCGAACCTGTCGTCTTCCTTGTCGCCGGGCTCAAACAACACGGCGGAGATCCGCGACAACGGCAACCTGGTTCTTGTCGACGGCGGCAACTCCTCCAACGTGCTGTGGCAGAGCTTCGACCACCCGACGGACACGCTGGTGCCGGAAGCGTGGATCGGGGAAAACAAGCTCACCGGCGAGTACCAGGCGTTGACGTCGTGGCGGAACGCCCAAGACCCCGCGTCGGGGGTGTTCAGTGAGACGCTGGACCCAAACGGCGCTAGCGAGGTCTTCTACATGTGGAACCGGTCCCGCGTGTACTGGCGGACCGGCGTCTGGATGGGCCAAGCCTTTGCGAGGCTGCCAGAGGCAACGAAGAACACCATCTACAACGGGACGTACGTCGAGACGCCGGCGTACCGGCGCGTCATCAACGTACTCTACGACAATGCAACCATAACACGCAGCGTGCTCGATCCCACCGGTCAGGCACAAATGTACATTTGGATGCCCACGAGTCAGAGCTGGCAGCTCTTGTGGACCGGTCCCATGTTGCAGTGCGACGTGTACGCGCTCTGCGGCGCATTCGGCGTTTGCGACCAGGGAGGCAAGCTACCTTGCCACTGTCCGCCCGGATTTGCCCCGGTGTCAGAGGGGGACTGGACGCTCAACGATTGGAGCGGTGGGTgctgccggagctcgccgctCACGTGCGCGCACAATGGATCAAGGACGGACGGGTTCCTGATGCTGCCAGACGTGAAACTTCCCGATGACTCGCTCACCGTGGGCGCTGCCCAGAGCAAAGTAGAGTGCGAATCGGCTTGCGTAAAGAGCTGCTCTTGCCAGGCCTACGCCTTCTCTGCCGGGGAGTGCACCGTCTGGTACGGAGAGCTCCGCAACCTTCAACAGCTCTACTTGGACTCTGACAGCCCCGGGTCAGACTTGTACCTTCGGCTTTCAGAAAGAGGATTGCAAGATCTCCATAGCGTAGACAGGGAGAAAATGGGAAGAAAGTTATGGTTTGTCCTTGGCATCATATTGGCTGGTGTTGCAGCAGTAGGGGCATCGGTCATACTAGCCTGGAGGATTGTTCTTGCCCGAAGGAGACTAGTCAGTATGGCAAATGAGAATGTATCCTTCTTGGCCGTGTACAGTTATGGCGACCTCCGTGCTGCCACGAAGGACTTCTCGGAGCGGCTGGGCCACGGTAGCTTTGGCTCGGTGTACCGCGGTGTCCTGAAGCGGCATAAGGGAGACAACTCAATCAGAGTCCAGGTGGCAGTGAAGAAGCTTGAAAGTCTTGGGCGGCAGGGTGACAAGCAATTCCGGACAGAGGTGAGCACACTGGGCTGCATCCAGCACGTGAACCTCGTCCGGCTCCTCGGATTCTGCTCGTCGGGCGACGATAAGATGCTCGTCTACGAGTACATGCCCAGAGGCTCCCTCGACGGCCTCCTCTTCCGTGACGGCGCGTGCCTGAGCTGGCGCGACCGGTACTGCATCATGCTCGGTGTGGCCAGAGGGCTGGCCTACCTGCACCACGGCTGCCGCGAATGCATCATACACTGCGACGTCAAGCCGGAGAACATCCTGCTGGACGAGGACATGTCCCCAAGGATCGCCGACTTTGGGATGGCGAAGCTGGTGGGGAGGGACTTCAGCCGCGCGTTGACGACTATGCGGGGCACCATCGGGTACCTGGCGCCGGAGTGGATCTCTGGACAGCCTATCAGCGCTAAGGCCGACGTGTACAGCTTCGGCATGGTGCTCTTCGAGCTCATCTCGGGACGACGTAACTCTAAAGGGTACAGCGAGCTGGAGGCGGCAGGGACTGGTGGGAGTGAGTCCTCCTTGACCTTCTTCCCAGTGTGGGCCGCTGCAAAGGTTTTGGAAGGTGAGGTGGGCGCCGTGGCTGACCCGCGGCTGCGCGGCGATGTGATGCCGAAGGAGCTGGAGCGGGCGTGCAGGGTGGCATGCTGGTGCATCCAGGACGAGGAGGCGCAGCGCCCGACCATGGCGCAGGTCGTGCAGGCGCTGGAAGGCATCGTCCACATACAAGCCCCGCCGGTGCCACGAACGCTGGAGCACCTTGTCACCCTCATGTAA